The following are encoded together in the Proteiniphilum saccharofermentans genome:
- a CDS encoding HD domain-containing protein, with product MDIQTIIDKYYKKGTKLYDIYMSHVTDVTNKSLSIVQKHPELAVDVRFIEEAGMLHDIGIFLTKAPHIACEGSYPYICHGYLGRELLTKEGWARHGLVCERHTGTGLSLETIINRKLPVPYRDMRPQSLEEKIICFADKFFSKSQLGKEKPLKKIRQSLANHDSHDVEVFDEWCELFL from the coding sequence ATGGATATACAGACAATTATCGACAAATATTATAAAAAGGGAACAAAACTCTATGATATTTATATGTCTCATGTGACGGATGTGACAAATAAGTCCCTTTCGATTGTCCAAAAGCATCCGGAATTGGCAGTAGATGTCCGGTTTATTGAGGAGGCAGGTATGCTTCATGATATTGGTATCTTCCTGACAAAGGCACCACATATTGCCTGCGAAGGCAGTTATCCCTATATTTGTCATGGTTATCTGGGACGTGAGCTGCTTACAAAAGAGGGTTGGGCCAGGCATGGATTAGTGTGCGAAAGGCATACGGGTACCGGATTGAGTCTGGAAACCATTATCAACCGGAAATTACCGGTTCCTTACAGGGATATGCGCCCGCAGAGCCTGGAGGAGAAAATTATTTGCTTTGCCGATAAGTTTTTTTCGAAATCACAGTTGGGGAAGGAGAAGCCGTTGAAAAAGATCAGGCAGAGCCTTGCCAATCACGATTCGCATGACGTGGAAGTGTTTGATGAATGGTGTGAACTTTTTCTTTGA
- a CDS encoding hydrogen peroxide-inducible genes activator yields MNIQQLEYIIAVDNYRHFSKAAEASFVTQPTLSMMIQKLEEELGVKIFDRSQLPVQPTDIGARIINQARIAVAQVSQIKEIIQEERGIVKGVFRLGIIPTVSPYLLPKLMQVHRENKYDVRIVISELTTDQILKGLSNDSLDGGILATPLKEPSIKEYPIYYERFFAYVSPLEKALFAKTALDESDLNSSALWLLDEVHCFRTQILHLCNLKKKRGSNNSIFSYEAGSIDTLINIVDQNEGLTVIPEMALANMSERQKKNVRPFKNSTPVREISLITRQEFLRERMIGIITDEVKSAVPKSFQDMAMKKYVVPL; encoded by the coding sequence ATGAACATCCAACAATTAGAATATATTATCGCGGTAGATAATTACCGCCATTTTTCCAAAGCTGCTGAAGCCTCTTTTGTGACTCAGCCTACATTGAGCATGATGATCCAGAAACTGGAGGAGGAATTGGGAGTGAAAATATTCGATCGCTCCCAACTTCCGGTACAGCCGACCGATATAGGTGCACGGATTATTAACCAGGCTCGTATTGCGGTAGCCCAGGTAAGTCAGATCAAGGAGATTATCCAGGAGGAAAGGGGAATTGTGAAGGGTGTCTTCCGTTTGGGTATTATTCCTACTGTATCACCTTATCTTTTGCCGAAACTGATGCAAGTCCATCGTGAGAACAAGTATGATGTCCGCATCGTTATCTCTGAACTGACTACGGATCAGATACTGAAAGGACTTTCCAATGACTCATTGGATGGAGGTATTCTGGCTACACCCCTGAAAGAACCTTCCATCAAGGAATATCCGATCTATTATGAGCGGTTTTTCGCTTATGTTTCTCCGTTGGAGAAAGCGTTGTTTGCCAAAACGGCACTCGATGAAAGCGACCTGAATTCCTCCGCACTCTGGTTATTGGATGAAGTACACTGTTTCAGAACCCAGATATTGCATTTGTGCAATCTGAAGAAAAAACGTGGCTCCAACAATTCCATCTTTTCCTATGAAGCCGGCAGTATTGATACATTAATCAATATTGTGGATCAGAATGAAGGGCTTACGGTTATTCCGGAGATGGCACTTGCCAATATGAGTGAGAGGCAGAAAAAGAATGTACGTCCTTTCAAAAATTCCACTCCGGTACGTGAGATCAGCCTGATCACCCGTCAGGAGTTCCTGCGCGAACGAATGATCGGTATTATCACCGACGAAGTGAAATCGGCAGTACCCAAATCGTTCCAGGATATGGCAATGAAAAAGTACGTCGTGCCGTTGTAA
- a CDS encoding dihydroorotate dehydrogenase-like protein, which translates to MVNLETTFAGLRLKNPLVAASSGLTNSVKKIKELENAGIGAIVLKSLFEEQIENHSEKLSQIADYPEAADYINTYIEMNHMEKYLDLIRSAKKECDIPIVASINCYKLSRWVEFAKTIQDAGADAIELNLFVLNAGELGDTYLEDSYVNIVRELRKIIRIPVVIKMAKNISNLPGLVGKLKALGAGGVVLFNRFYQLDIDIKNLEITSGPVFSNPSDFSDTLRWTAIVSGRVPDFDIACSYGVHSWEDSVKGILAGAGAIQLCSLLYEQGLDVIEDTLMCMEEWMLQSNYERIDDFKGKLNYGNIKDSALYERVQFMKYFSSYK; encoded by the coding sequence ATGGTCAATTTAGAAACAACCTTTGCAGGGTTACGGTTAAAGAATCCGTTAGTAGCAGCGAGTAGCGGTCTTACTAATTCAGTAAAAAAAATTAAAGAGTTGGAAAATGCCGGTATAGGGGCTATTGTGTTGAAATCACTATTCGAGGAGCAGATCGAGAATCACTCCGAAAAACTTTCCCAGATCGCTGATTATCCTGAAGCGGCTGATTATATCAATACATATATTGAGATGAATCATATGGAGAAGTACCTTGATCTGATCCGTTCAGCCAAAAAAGAGTGTGACATTCCCATCGTAGCCAGCATCAACTGCTATAAATTAAGCCGTTGGGTTGAATTTGCCAAGACCATTCAGGATGCCGGAGCCGATGCGATTGAACTTAACCTGTTTGTATTGAACGCAGGAGAATTGGGAGATACTTATCTGGAGGACTCTTATGTGAATATTGTAAGAGAATTGAGGAAGATTATCCGTATTCCTGTTGTAATAAAGATGGCCAAGAATATCAGCAATCTGCCAGGGCTCGTAGGGAAACTGAAAGCGTTGGGTGCGGGCGGAGTAGTACTCTTTAACCGTTTTTATCAACTCGATATTGATATTAAAAATCTGGAAATCACCTCCGGGCCGGTATTCAGCAATCCTTCCGACTTCAGTGATACTCTTCGCTGGACAGCCATTGTTTCGGGTCGGGTGCCGGATTTCGACATAGCTTGTTCCTATGGAGTACACTCATGGGAAGATTCTGTCAAGGGAATTCTGGCAGGAGCAGGTGCTATTCAGCTCTGTAGCTTACTTTATGAGCAGGGTCTTGATGTGATTGAAGATACTCTTATGTGTATGGAAGAGTGGATGCTTCAGAGCAACTATGAGCGCATAGATGATTTCAAGGGTAAGCTGAACTATGGCAACATCAAGGATTCGGCTCTCTACGAACGGGTACAATTCATGAAATATTTCTCCAGTTACAAGTAA
- a CDS encoding TonB-dependent receptor, which yields MKKIILITIILFIIVVAGKPQAHAGTDANIVGDVQCGGEHVPYVTVSIDGTTIGTSTDATGHFQLIDLPIGELTVRVSGIGYKSVTRKVTTKANTTEEIKFVIEEDRLQLETVVVTADRNQTNRAEAPVVVSSISPELMVRTQSVNIAEGLSFTPGLRTETNCQNCGFTQLRMNGLEGPYTQILLNSRPVFSGLAGVYGLELIPTNMVERMEVVRGGGSALFGGNAIAGTVNIITREPARNSFSVESRLGAINVGGREGSNTKADAQLNVNASVISDDRKTGGYIYTMLRNRGAYDANGDGFSEMVEMENTTFGFNAFHKPSSKSKISLDGYRISEYRRGGNMLDHLPHEADVAEQLEHLISGGSLSYDLFTNNKYDKLNLYVSAQHVARGSYYGAEQDPNAYGDTKGLTSSVGAQYNLNSDWFLFAPSTTVFGIDNTNDNLHDVKLGAEGEKNTTLADQTVNTLGTFVQQDWKSEKVNLSLGLRYDYYRIKDTESVSDDPKGGVLVPRVGLLYKLTPDLRFRVGYARGYRAPQIFNEDLHIDLVNATRVETRNSPDLKQETSNAFTASFNSVFDWGGTYHDFLAEGFYTLLNDPFANEYALIDEDDESRGFYYERVNAEDGAYVSGINLELKSLFSTQIETQLGFTFQTSRYKTAQAWGEEDESVSRNFMRTPNQYGYATFIWKPTHHLNASFSLNYTGPMDVPHFGLSADDFEGAERERVETAINNGYIIEGERLERTRSFLVADLLLSYDFHLGKETTLEFFAGVKNVFNQIQNDYDRGMYRDAAYIYGPSQPRTINVGFRFGNL from the coding sequence ATGAAAAAAATTATATTAATTACAATAATCCTTTTTATAATTGTGGTTGCGGGAAAGCCACAAGCACATGCAGGCACAGATGCCAATATCGTAGGTGATGTACAGTGCGGAGGGGAACATGTTCCCTATGTGACTGTATCGATAGATGGAACGACCATCGGTACTTCGACCGATGCTACCGGGCACTTCCAGTTAATAGACCTGCCGATAGGGGAATTGACCGTACGCGTCAGCGGAATCGGCTACAAGAGCGTAACCCGGAAAGTAACTACCAAAGCCAACACTACCGAGGAGATCAAATTTGTGATTGAAGAGGATCGCCTGCAATTGGAAACTGTTGTGGTTACCGCCGACCGTAACCAGACTAACCGTGCCGAAGCACCGGTTGTTGTCTCGTCTATCTCTCCGGAGTTAATGGTGCGTACCCAATCGGTGAATATCGCCGAGGGACTCTCTTTTACTCCGGGACTTCGCACGGAGACCAACTGTCAGAATTGCGGTTTCACCCAGCTGAGGATGAACGGGTTGGAGGGTCCCTACACCCAGATACTATTGAACAGCCGCCCGGTATTCAGCGGGCTGGCCGGTGTATATGGGCTGGAACTGATCCCTACCAATATGGTGGAGCGGATGGAAGTGGTGCGCGGCGGCGGATCGGCCCTCTTCGGGGGGAATGCTATTGCCGGAACGGTCAACATCATCACGAGGGAACCGGCCAGGAACTCATTCAGTGTTGAAAGCCGACTCGGAGCGATCAACGTGGGTGGGCGTGAAGGCTCTAATACGAAGGCAGACGCGCAGTTGAACGTCAACGCATCTGTAATCAGCGACGACCGGAAAACGGGAGGCTATATATACACCATGTTGCGTAACCGCGGGGCGTATGATGCCAATGGTGACGGCTTCAGCGAAATGGTGGAGATGGAAAACACAACGTTTGGGTTCAACGCATTCCATAAACCAAGCAGCAAGAGTAAGATCTCTCTCGACGGCTACCGGATCAGCGAATACCGCCGGGGTGGTAATATGCTTGACCATCTCCCTCATGAGGCAGATGTAGCAGAGCAACTCGAACACCTTATCTCGGGAGGAAGCCTCTCTTATGATCTTTTTACCAATAACAAGTATGACAAACTAAACCTGTATGTGTCGGCACAACATGTTGCCCGTGGCTCCTATTATGGAGCAGAGCAGGATCCTAACGCTTATGGAGATACAAAAGGGCTGACTTCTTCGGTAGGGGCCCAGTACAACCTGAACAGCGACTGGTTTTTGTTTGCGCCCTCAACTACTGTCTTCGGGATCGATAATACCAACGATAATCTTCATGATGTGAAGTTGGGCGCAGAAGGAGAGAAGAACACCACACTCGCCGACCAGACTGTGAATACGTTGGGAACTTTCGTGCAGCAGGATTGGAAATCGGAGAAGGTAAACCTTTCTCTGGGTCTTCGTTATGACTACTATCGGATCAAAGATACGGAAAGCGTAAGCGATGACCCCAAGGGTGGAGTTTTGGTACCTCGTGTAGGCTTGCTCTATAAGCTGACACCCGATTTGCGTTTCCGGGTAGGGTACGCCAGAGGTTATCGTGCTCCACAGATATTCAATGAAGACCTTCATATCGACCTGGTGAACGCAACACGGGTGGAAACGCGTAACTCCCCCGACTTGAAACAAGAAACCTCCAATGCTTTTACTGCCTCTTTCAACTCGGTATTCGATTGGGGAGGTACCTATCACGATTTTCTGGCAGAAGGATTTTATACGCTGTTGAATGACCCGTTCGCCAATGAGTATGCGCTGATTGATGAGGATGATGAGTCACGTGGTTTTTACTACGAGCGGGTGAATGCCGAAGATGGCGCTTATGTTTCCGGGATCAATCTCGAATTGAAGTCGCTTTTTTCTACTCAAATAGAAACGCAGCTCGGATTTACTTTCCAGACCAGCCGCTATAAAACAGCACAAGCCTGGGGTGAAGAGGACGAAAGTGTCTCACGAAATTTTATGAGAACTCCCAACCAGTATGGTTATGCGACTTTTATCTGGAAACCGACACATCACCTCAATGCATCCTTCTCGCTAAACTATACCGGCCCAATGGATGTGCCGCATTTCGGCCTTTCTGCCGATGATTTTGAGGGCGCTGAACGGGAGAGAGTCGAGACTGCTATCAACAATGGTTACATCATCGAAGGCGAGAGGCTAGAGAGAACCCGCAGTTTTCTCGTGGCGGACCTGTTACTCTCCTATGATTTCCACTTGGGTAAAGAAACGACGTTGGAGTTCTTTGCCGGTGTAAAGAATGTCTTCAATCAGATACAAAACGACTATGACAGGGGAATGTACCGTGATGCCGCTTATATTTACGGCCCTTCGCAGCCGCGTACCATCAACGTTGGTTTCCGGTTCGGGAATTTGTAG
- a CDS encoding nucleotide exchange factor GrpE, which translates to MGNNNQSNKDPEEFNEKEFHDWEETIHGEAGDKMTDDAGEVDAAEDTVDRPETEEDDFQQKYDDLNDSYLRLHAEFDNFRKRTLKEKADLIKSGGERVLLDIIMLVDDFERALESLHKTEDREAMLEGMDLIYMKFVAFLKQHGVSEIETIGQPFDADSFEAVTTIPAPEASQKGMVVDCIQKGYRLNDKIIRFPKVIVGE; encoded by the coding sequence ATGGGTAATAACAATCAATCGAATAAAGATCCCGAAGAGTTCAACGAAAAGGAATTCCATGATTGGGAAGAGACTATACACGGTGAAGCCGGAGACAAAATGACAGATGATGCCGGGGAGGTGGATGCAGCTGAAGATACGGTAGACCGCCCTGAAACGGAAGAGGATGATTTTCAGCAGAAATACGATGATCTGAATGATAGTTATCTTCGCCTGCACGCTGAATTCGATAACTTTCGCAAGCGTACGCTGAAGGAAAAGGCCGACCTTATCAAAAGTGGAGGGGAACGGGTCTTGCTCGATATCATCATGCTGGTAGACGATTTCGAACGTGCCCTTGAATCATTGCATAAGACGGAGGATAGGGAGGCCATGCTGGAAGGGATGGATCTTATCTATATGAAATTTGTCGCTTTCCTGAAACAACATGGAGTGAGTGAGATTGAAACCATCGGACAGCCGTTCGATGCCGACAGTTTTGAGGCCGTTACAACCATTCCGGCGCCGGAAGCGTCGCAGAAAGGAATGGTGGTGGATTGTATCCAGAAAGGATACCGGTTGAACGATAAAATTATCCGATTTCCGAAAGTAATTGTGGGAGAATAA
- a CDS encoding DUF554 domain-containing protein, translating into MIGTLVNTAAVAGGGMIGLLLKKRMPERVTTIYFQAIGLFTLAIGASMAIEMEKILIVVSSLAIGSLLGEWADLEKGTERMSDYLKHRFRIGSEKFSEGLVTAFLLFCVGSLTIIGTIQEGTGGSPDLLFTKSLMDFFSAILLASAFGAGVVISAIPLFIFQASLTLLAKYAATLFTDDIILGLTSTGGIMLIGLGINILGIKKLRIMNMLPSLIIVVLLIWIFG; encoded by the coding sequence ATGATTGGAACCCTCGTAAATACAGCAGCAGTAGCGGGTGGAGGCATGATCGGCCTGCTATTGAAAAAACGGATGCCGGAACGTGTCACCACCATCTATTTCCAGGCGATCGGACTCTTCACTCTGGCCATTGGTGCATCCATGGCCATCGAGATGGAAAAGATACTCATAGTGGTCAGCAGCCTTGCCATCGGCTCCCTGCTGGGAGAATGGGCCGATCTCGAAAAAGGTACCGAAAGGATGAGCGATTATCTGAAACACCGTTTTCGCATTGGCAGTGAAAAATTCTCGGAAGGACTGGTTACTGCATTTCTTCTTTTCTGCGTGGGATCCCTTACCATCATCGGCACAATCCAGGAAGGGACAGGCGGTTCACCCGACCTGCTTTTCACCAAGTCATTGATGGATTTTTTTTCGGCCATTCTTCTGGCTTCCGCTTTTGGCGCGGGTGTCGTAATATCTGCTATTCCGCTTTTTATCTTCCAGGCTTCTCTCACCTTGCTGGCCAAATATGCCGCAACTCTCTTTACCGACGATATTATCCTCGGACTTACCTCCACCGGTGGCATAATGTTGATCGGACTGGGGATAAATATACTGGGGATAAAAAAACTCCGGATTATGAACATGCTACCGTCACTGATCATCGTCGTACTTCTGATCTGGATATTTGGTTAA
- a CDS encoding DUF4494 domain-containing protein, translated as MYNWFECKIRYDKMLETGMQKTVTEPYLVDALSFTEAEARIIEEIKPFISGEFSVSDIKRVKYTESFFNETGDRYYKAKLYFITLDEKSGSEKKTAVNMLVQASTLKEAVEIVEGEMKKTMIDYAIASVTETAIMDVFPYGEEKNQNQE; from the coding sequence ATGTACAATTGGTTTGAGTGCAAGATAAGATATGACAAGATGCTGGAGACCGGCATGCAGAAAACAGTAACTGAACCCTATCTGGTAGACGCGTTGTCGTTCACCGAAGCGGAAGCAAGGATTATAGAAGAAATCAAACCTTTTATTTCGGGTGAGTTTTCGGTGTCCGATATTAAACGGGTGAAATATACTGAGTCGTTCTTCAATGAAACGGGCGACCGTTACTATAAGGCAAAACTTTATTTTATAACGCTCGATGAAAAGAGCGGCTCGGAAAAGAAAACAGCCGTCAATATGCTGGTGCAGGCTTCCACGTTGAAAGAAGCTGTGGAAATTGTGGAGGGGGAAATGAAAAAGACCATGATCGATTATGCCATTGCCTCGGTAACCGAGACGGCTATCATGGATGTTTTCCCTTATGGCGAAGAGAAAAATCAAAATCAAGAGTAG
- a CDS encoding basic amino acid/polyamine antiporter: MKTKDEKLGLWLLVFVALGSMIGSGIFNSPKDLIQVANPQGTMLTWVIGGIGALMLALVFVYLAGRKPELKSGVYAYARDGFGDYMGFNSAWGYWSVGWLGNISYLALFFKTLNDLLGKQALSPIQSFFIGSAILWFYYAILRAGVKEGAILNFIVTVAKLIPIVLIILLAPALFDKDLFHVPDWQWELAANGAATTPIQQVGNAMAIVLWCFVGVEAASVLSGRARKQKAVRTATILSTLIVLAIYMLITLIAMAGIPAGELASSETPLALVLERTIIGAAGGIIIKLGIMVSVLGASLSWILLSVETMYAAARDNVMPRYLAKVNSKGTPVNALLLTQGFTQVFLLAILSLRLNETYLAAITIATTLVLIPYLLSSLYAVKTALRYRKEEKTAKNVIIALLGTLYSTYVIYAVGIKYLFLSVLFYGIGSLLFIKAKKEKKEQPKQWEWAVIILLLAGTLLIVVQILTGKIIL, translated from the coding sequence ATGAAGACAAAAGATGAAAAGTTAGGCCTATGGCTGCTGGTATTCGTGGCACTCGGGTCCATGATCGGGTCAGGGATCTTCAATTCACCGAAAGACCTCATCCAGGTAGCCAATCCACAGGGAACCATGCTCACCTGGGTCATCGGGGGGATCGGAGCTTTGATGCTGGCACTGGTATTCGTCTATCTGGCGGGGCGAAAACCCGAACTCAAGAGCGGAGTCTATGCCTATGCCCGCGATGGGTTTGGTGATTATATGGGTTTCAATTCCGCTTGGGGGTACTGGTCGGTAGGCTGGTTGGGAAACATCAGTTATCTGGCTCTCTTCTTTAAAACATTAAACGATTTGTTGGGCAAACAGGCCCTTTCTCCCATACAATCCTTCTTCATCGGATCGGCCATCCTCTGGTTTTATTATGCTATCCTGAGGGCAGGGGTAAAGGAAGGCGCCATCCTCAACTTTATCGTCACAGTTGCCAAGTTGATCCCTATTGTGCTGATCATTCTACTGGCCCCGGCGCTCTTCGACAAGGACCTCTTTCATGTGCCCGACTGGCAATGGGAACTCGCTGCTAACGGAGCTGCGACAACCCCCATACAACAGGTGGGAAACGCGATGGCCATCGTTCTTTGGTGCTTTGTGGGAGTAGAAGCAGCCTCAGTACTGTCAGGGAGAGCCAGGAAGCAGAAAGCCGTACGTACTGCCACCATTCTCTCTACCCTGATTGTGCTGGCCATATATATGCTTATTACGCTGATAGCGATGGCAGGCATTCCTGCAGGGGAACTGGCTTCTTCGGAGACCCCCCTTGCCCTGGTGCTGGAACGTACCATTATAGGTGCTGCAGGCGGGATCATTATCAAGTTAGGGATTATGGTGTCGGTATTGGGAGCCAGCCTTTCGTGGATACTGCTCTCGGTGGAGACGATGTATGCCGCTGCCAGAGACAATGTAATGCCCCGCTACCTTGCCAAAGTGAACAGTAAAGGCACACCGGTGAACGCACTGCTACTGACACAAGGCTTCACACAAGTCTTTCTGCTTGCCATCCTGTCGCTCAGATTGAACGAGACTTACCTTGCCGCCATCACCATTGCCACCACACTGGTACTGATACCCTACCTCCTCTCGTCTCTTTATGCAGTAAAGACCGCGCTGCGTTACAGGAAAGAGGAGAAAACAGCAAAGAATGTGATCATTGCCCTGCTTGGTACACTGTATTCCACTTATGTGATCTATGCGGTAGGGATCAAATACCTGTTTCTTTCAGTGCTTTTTTACGGTATCGGCTCCCTTTTATTTATCAAGGCTAAAAAAGAAAAAAAAGAACAGCCCAAACAGTGGGAATGGGCGGTCATTATCCTGTTACTTGCCGGCACACTGCTGATTGTCGTACAAATCCTGACCGGGAAGATTATCCTTTGA
- the dnaJ gene encoding molecular chaperone DnaJ, with the protein MAAKRDYYEVLGVSKTATADEIKKAYRKKAIQYHPDKNPGDKEAEEKFKEAAEAYEVLSDEQKRVRYDQFGHAGVGGAASGGFGGGGMSMEDIFSQFGDIFGGHFGGFGGFGGFGGSQRGRRVNRGSDLRVKVKLNLKEILNGVEKKIKVKKYVSCSHCSGNGSENGNSTSTCSTCNGSGVVTRVTNTILGQMQTSSTCPTCNGEGTTITKKCSYCNGEGIVRDEEILSIRIPAGVAEGMQLSMSGKGNAARRGGINGDLLIVVEEEQDPNLIRDENDVIYNLFLSFPMAALGGTVEVPTIDGVAKVKIEPGTQPGKVLRLRNKGLPSVNGFGKGDELVNVNVYVPENLSDKERKWLEEMDKSENFIPSKTERRKVFDKFKRMFD; encoded by the coding sequence ATGGCAGCAAAAAGAGATTATTATGAAGTATTGGGAGTATCCAAGACTGCTACTGCCGACGAGATAAAGAAAGCCTACCGTAAAAAAGCCATTCAGTATCACCCCGATAAAAATCCGGGTGATAAAGAGGCGGAAGAAAAATTTAAAGAGGCTGCAGAAGCATATGAGGTGTTGAGCGATGAGCAGAAGCGTGTCAGGTATGACCAGTTCGGTCATGCCGGCGTGGGTGGAGCTGCTTCGGGTGGTTTTGGCGGCGGAGGCATGTCGATGGAGGATATCTTCTCTCAATTCGGAGATATCTTTGGCGGCCATTTTGGCGGTTTCGGTGGTTTTGGCGGCTTCGGGGGTTCCCAACGGGGAAGGAGAGTGAACAGAGGATCCGATCTGCGGGTAAAGGTGAAACTGAACCTGAAAGAGATCCTTAATGGTGTGGAGAAAAAGATCAAGGTGAAGAAATATGTCTCCTGTTCCCATTGTAGCGGTAACGGATCCGAAAACGGGAATTCGACTTCTACCTGTAGTACATGTAACGGTTCGGGCGTAGTGACACGTGTGACAAACACTATCCTTGGCCAGATGCAGACTTCTTCCACCTGTCCTACCTGTAACGGTGAAGGTACGACTATTACAAAAAAATGTTCCTATTGCAACGGCGAGGGGATCGTACGTGATGAGGAGATACTCTCAATCAGGATACCTGCAGGTGTTGCCGAAGGAATGCAACTGTCCATGTCAGGAAAAGGGAATGCTGCCCGCAGAGGAGGAATCAACGGTGACCTGTTGATCGTTGTGGAAGAGGAACAGGATCCGAACCTGATCCGTGACGAGAACGATGTGATATATAATCTGTTCCTCAGTTTTCCTATGGCTGCCCTTGGCGGAACGGTGGAAGTGCCTACCATCGACGGCGTCGCAAAAGTGAAGATAGAACCGGGCACGCAACCGGGCAAGGTATTACGTTTGCGCAATAAGGGCCTTCCTTCTGTAAATGGATTCGGCAAAGGCGATGAATTGGTCAATGTGAACGTATATGTTCCGGAGAATTTGAGCGACAAGGAACGCAAATGGCTTGAGGAGATGGATAAGTCGGAGAACTTTATCCCGTCTAAGACGGAACGTAGAAAAGTATTCGATAAATTCAAAAGAATGTTCGATTAG
- a CDS encoding YggS family pyridoxal phosphate-dependent enzyme has product MSIRSHIDDLRETVPPDVTLVAVSKFHPAETVREAYDAGLRVFGESRVQELVAKKEQLPGDIEWHFIGNLQRNKVKQIAPFISLIHSLDNERLMLEIEKQGAANGRIIPCLLQIHIAEEETKAGFSPGECRQFLEEGKWKVCPHVRIAGVMGMATFTDDVNQVRDEFRQLKLLFDEFKTGFFRHDTAFKEISMGMTGDYPVAIEEGSTMIRIGTLIFGDR; this is encoded by the coding sequence GTGTCTATACGATCCCATATCGATGATTTACGGGAAACCGTCCCTCCAGATGTGACACTGGTTGCGGTTTCCAAATTCCATCCTGCTGAGACGGTCAGGGAAGCCTATGATGCCGGGCTTCGGGTCTTTGGAGAGAGTAGGGTGCAGGAGTTGGTAGCCAAGAAAGAGCAACTCCCCGGAGATATAGAGTGGCATTTTATCGGTAATCTGCAACGGAACAAAGTGAAGCAGATCGCACCTTTTATCTCCCTTATCCATAGCCTCGACAATGAGCGGTTGATGCTGGAGATCGAAAAGCAGGGGGCGGCCAACGGAAGGATTATACCCTGCCTGTTGCAAATCCATATTGCCGAAGAGGAGACCAAGGCTGGTTTCTCACCCGGAGAATGCCGCCAATTCCTTGAAGAGGGTAAATGGAAAGTATGCCCTCATGTGCGGATTGCCGGAGTAATGGGTATGGCTACTTTTACCGATGATGTGAATCAGGTGCGCGATGAGTTCCGGCAATTGAAATTATTGTTCGACGAATTTAAAACCGGTTTTTTCCGACACGACACCGCTTTCAAAGAAATCTCCATGGGAATGACAGGCGATTATCCGGTCGCTATTGAAGAAGGAAGCACCATGATACGGATAGGAACCCTGATCTTTGGTGACCGCTAA